The window TGAGCCGAGTACGTGTCCGGCGTCATAGAAAGTAACTGAGGTCTTATCCTTGATAATTATTTTCTGTTCGTAGGGATGTCCGTCGAAGTATTGAAGCGATTCTTCAGCGTCTTCCCGCGTGTAAAGCGGTTTTTTAATCGGAAGCCCTTTTCTTTTGTGAATCTTGTTCAAATATTTTATGTCTTCTTCCTGTATATGACCGCTGTCCGGGAGCATCGAGTAGCAAAGGTCGCGCGTCGCGCTTGTTGTAAGAATCCTTGACCTGAAACCGTTCTTAACGAGATTCGGAATATTTCCGCTGTGGTCTATATGAGCGTGAGAAAGTATGCAGGTATCGATTTCCGCGGGATCGAAGGGAAAATGAGAGTTTCTCTTATAATATTCCTCCCTGTGGCCCTGAAACAGCCCGCAGTCGATTAGTATTTTTGAATCCCCGCCTCTGACCATATGCATCGAACCGGTTACTGTTCTAACAGCACCCATAAATTTAATTTTGACGCTCATCTATCCTCCTTTCAGAACCTTTGTGTCGAAATAAGAAAGATTAAAAATATTCTCTCAGCCGGATTGTTACAGTAATTCTCTTTTTTTCCCTTCCTATAAGGAGTTTCAATCTCGTTCCTTCTTTCTGCCTAAACAGACGTGTAATCTCAGAGCGGTCCCCGAACAGCGATATCTTCTTTCCGTTTATACTAATAAGTCTGTCGCCTTTCTTGATCCCTTTCGCGCTCGCGGGTGAATCTGGAATAACATTGTGTATGTAAAGCGAGCCCGATGAATCCCACGCCGTTTGAAGCCCGCTTTTATCACTCGGAAAGGGTTTTGAAAAATCGGCATTTTTCTCGATGATTATTTGCTGAGATGAATAGTCCAGTGTCAATTTGAACCTTTCGAGTATATCGTTTCCAATAATACCGCTTATTTCACCGAAGGCGGCAAATCCGCTTTTCCCTCCGGCGATAAATAGCAGGGGGGAAAGGAGCTTGATCCCGGATATCTCGAGAGATTTAAACCTGGACAGATCTGCTTTTTTCTCTCCTCCCGCCCCCACTGCCGATACAGAAACAAGTTTTCTTCCTGAAAAGAGATCGTTTCTTTCAGCGAAACCGCGAAGCAGAAGGGATCTGTTAGCGCCGGTGTCGATTACAAAATTGCCTTTGAATTCTCCGTCTAGAACACCTTCCACGGAAAACACCTTGCGCGACAGCGGAGCGTCTATTATTTGTCCTTTCCCCGAGTGTTTGTACGAATCGGGTTCGAAAAAGGATATAGTCTGATCTTCGTAATTGATTTGAGTGACGAAACGGCTTAAGAAGTCGTAACCGAGAATACCGCCGGTTTCTACGTTAGAAAAACGGGTTGTAATATTCCCGAGAGGGAGGGCAATGAGGGTTTGCGCGTTGAAACTTATACCTTTGATTTTAAAGCCCGGGACGCGGGTCATATAACAGAAAGTGCTTCCGCCTATACCAGCTCCGGTTATTCTGTCTCCTATAGGAAATCCCGAGTCAGCAGCGAGAGTCGAATCGATTACTGTAATTCCCGCGCCTGAGTCCAGAAGAAAAATATGCTCTTCCTTTTTAGCGCCAAGCCGCACCGGAAGATAGATGTGCCTGCCTATGTAAGAGAAAGGAATGTTTTCGGAAGAATGCCCCTCTAAAAAACCATAGTCATTCGTTGTGCCGCTGGGAGGGATAAAAATGGATGGATTTACAGCTGGGTTGATATTGATCGAAGTTATAGTTGTTTCTATTGTCTGATTCATAACGGGGCTGTGTATGCTTGTCTTAAAGGGAAACATCATTTTGCCTGCTTGGCGATAATCATCGTATCTCTCTACGAAATATCCATTTACGGCCTCTATTATTATCTCGTCCGTAAGGTGTGTTTTTTTGTCGATATAGATCCTGCACGGATAACCTCCGTCCGGTTCAAGGGTGAGGACGTGGCATGGGCTACCGCCGGAGGATGTATCTGAGCCGCTGAATTCAATATTTTCTTCGGCGAAGAGGTATCTGTGCTGATCGATAAAACAGGAAGTAATCTGCTTTTTCATTGATGATTTATCCCTGTTATAAGTGACTTTGTCGTTTTGGTCGATCATCCAGGGTGTTTCTCCGTCGAATCCCTGAGTTATCGTAAAAAGCCCAAGGGACAACTCTGAACGGTAAAGGCAGGGTTTAACCGACCATTGTTTAATGGTCCCTTTCATGCCGGTCGGTATTATAGAAACATCTGAAGTGGAAATCGAGGATTTAACAGAACGCACAGCATCTGCACCGCCGAGCGCTTTTATGTGTTTTCTGAGTATTTTTTTAGCTGTGTCGTTATGGCGTAGCGCGGAGGAATGCGCGGTCATTGGAATAAATAGAAGAAATATTATTAACTGCAAACGGGTTATCATTTGTATCCTCGGCGGGGACTTTGCCGGAATAGAACAATTCCCTTTAAGGTTTAGCGATATTGAACCTGTGACCATTTTAATTTTAATCACCACTGATAACGATGTTGCTTATTTTAAAGGACGGAGCGGCAACGTGACTTTTCCATTCAATATTGTCCGCGACCATTTCAATATTTTTCAGCATATCGGCAAATGTGCCGGTTATAGTAAATCCGTTTACGGGATAGGTAATCTTTCCGTTCTCGATCCACAATCCTTCAGCCCCTTGAGAAAAATCGCCCGTTGACCAGTTTGCTCCCTGACCGGATAAAGAAGTTATGTAAATTCCGCTGTCTATACTGGATATTAATTCTTTTTCCGAATAATCGCCCGGAACCATATAGAAATTAGATATACCGCCGGAGTTTCCCGTTGTCGAAGAATTAAGTTTGTTTGCCTCGTAAGTATCCATAAGATAGGTCTTAAGGATACCTTTTTCCACCACGTTATTTTTTCGCGATATCACTCCTTCTCCATCGAAGGGGCGGCTTCCGATCTTTCCTCTGATAAGAGGATCGTCTATTAGAGTTATATAAGAAGGGGCTATTGTCTCGCCGACCAGGCCGGCGAGGAATGACGCTTTTTTATATATGTTATTGCCCCTGACCGCGTTTGCCAGGTACGCGATAAACCTCGATGAAGTAAAAGGGTCAAACACTATTGGAACTTTGCAGGTCTTTGGTTTTCTGCTTCCCAGCTTCCTTAAAGTACGTTTTACCGCCTCTGCCGCTGTAATCTCCACTGGATCAAGCCGCCTGAAGGAAGCAGCCGCGCTATACCAGAAAGAAGACTGTTTTCTCCCGGGAGTTTTGCCGTTTCCGTTATCTTCGGCCGCGCAGGAAAGAGATGTAACATTATAGCTCTGGTTGTAGGATTCGCAAAAGCCCAGAGAATTTGCCAAAACTCTTTTCCCGGTCACATTGGAATATGAAGATGTATCGGTTACTATCCTGGCATCCATCTTGTGGGCTGTTTCTTCCAGTTCTTTTGCTATCTTTATTTTTCTTTTAGGGGGTAATCTTAAGATTTCAGAGTCGAATATTTCCAGTTCAGATTTAGTGCTTCCCAGTTCTTTCCTGTCGGGAAGGCTGTAATACTTATCTTTTTCCGTGAATCTGCAGAGTTCAACTCCTTCTTTTATAAGTTTGCGTATACTTTCGCCGGATAAGTCATTTGAAGTCACTGAGGCCCTTTTCTTATCGACCGAAAGCAGGATCTGAATTTCACTCGAGACAGATTCTTTAAGTGTTTCAATCCGGTTGTTCCTGATGTCAACTTTGAACTCGCTTATTTCCGACAGTGCTACCTCGGCAGTTTCAGCTCCGTGTGAAAGAGCGGTCTCAACGGTAGATTCAGCGATATTTTCCATCCTTTTCATAACGATTCTCCAGCTGCTACGATATTTCGCTTCCGCCGACAGTAATTTCAGAGACCTTTATTGTTGGAAGGCCTACATTTACGGGGACGGTTTGCGCTTTTCCGCATGTCCAGCGGCCGTCGCTGAAAGCGAAATCATTCCCGGTCATGGTTACCCTTGATAATACGTCGGGACCGTTACCTATAAGAGTAAAGTTTTTTATAGGAGCCGTTATCTTCCCATCCTCAACAAGATAGGCTTCCACAGGGACGAAGACAAAATCACCGCTTGCCGTATCCACCTGTCCTCCGCGGAAAGATTTACAGTATATACCTTTCTTTGTGGATTCAAGGATTTCTTCAGGACTATGTTTACCTTCCGCGAGATAGGTCGTAGTCATTCTTGGAATAGGCTGATTTTTGTAAGATTGTCTTCTTCCATTTCCGGTTGTTTCAGCCCCTAGAAGTTTAGCGCTCAGACGGTCGTGCATATATCCTTTTAGTATCCCCTTTTCTATCAGAACTGTCTTCGACGATATAGTTCCTTCATCGTCGAAGTTGATGCTTCCGCGGTCATTTTTGATTGTTCCGCTGTCAATTACGGTTACAAGTTCGCTTGCTACTTTGTCCCCCGTTCTGCCCGTATAAGCTGATGTTCCTTTCTTTATGAAGTCAGCTTCGAGAGGATGTCCTATTGATTCGTGAAGTAATATCCCCGATTCAGCGGGGGCTAATATAAGTTCCATTCTGCCGGCGGGAGCCTGGGCGGCGTTAAGGAGAAGAACGGCCTGCCTGGCCGCTTCGCGCCCGTGTTCAGAGGGACTCATTACCGTTTTAAAGTAGCTGTCGCCAGTCCGACCGCCCCCGCTCGAAACGCCTATCTGGCGGTTGCCATCTTTCTCGGCCACCACTTGAACGGTAAATCTGAGCATTGGCCTTACGTCCCGCAGTAACCGCCCCTCGCTTGTCGCGATCTGTATTGTACTAATTCTGTCGACGAGGCTCACAGAGGTTTTTAAAATACGCGGATCGTACTTTCCAGCCGCTTCTTCGGCTTCTTTTATCAGAGTGATCTTATCTGTAAGGGGGACATCAGTTACGGTTTTTGATACAGGATAGTGATTTTCGCAGTTGACTTCCGAAACATCAAGAGGCTTGATATCTTTCCCTGAGTCAGCTATCGCGGCGGCTGTCAGTGCGGCGTGCTTTAATTTGTCGAAAGAGAGGTTTTCAGTATAGGCGTAGCCTGTCCCTTCCCCCTTTACAGTCCGGATACCGACGCCTAATGAAATCCATTTGTTGCTTTCGCTGATTATCCCCTCTTCCATTACGATTCTATTCTGGATTGTATGTTCGCAGTAAATATCGCTGTATTCGCCTCCTTTAGAGAGCGCGAGGGATAATATTTCCCCGAGTGTCGATTTATCTATACCGAAGCGGTCTTTATACGAGAGCAATTGCGGACCCCGATTATCTTGTTTTTTAAGCTCAAGTCTCTATTTCATCAAGCTCTGTTGTAAAAAAAAATAACTCCTGATATAATACGTTGAAATTAAATTTATTAAAAGGACTTATTGTGAATATTAAAGGGAAGAAGATTATTTTACTGGCGTCTGTTATAATGACATCCCTTTCTGCCGCGGCCGCTGAATCTGATATAACTCAGCCCGCCGGCTGTGACTGCTTTTTGTGTGAACTCGCGGGAAAAGTGAAAATATTTGAACTCGAAACAACAATAAATGAACTCAGCGGAGCTGAAACAATTAATCTGAGCGGAAGTTCAGCAAGGATTATGACCAGGTATACATATTCAGATCAGAAATATCTTGCTCTGGAATATTTAAAGGGTAAAGCGGCCGGTTATGGTTATGAGACCGAAGTACAGTCTTTTGTTGAGAAAATATTCAGTGAGGATCTTCTCGGGCTTGCCGCTTCCGACACAAAAGATACTATATGGGCTGGAACAGTTGACGGCCGTTTTTACAGGTCCGTGTATCAGGGGGGATGGACGGGATTTAGAAGGTGCGCTTTTATTGACAGTATCGAGATTTATTCCCTGGAAAAGGGTCCTGGCGGAGGGTTGTGGGCTGGATGCGGTTTTCAGCGGAAACCGCAGGGCGGACTGTATTATTCGGATGACGGCGGATTGAACTGGGAAAAAAGAAAGAGCGGTATTAATGTCTATTCTGTTAAATCAATTTCTTTCGCCGATGACAGATCTGGAATAGCCGTGGGGCAGACGGGGACATTACTCCTTACCGGTGACGGGGGCAGTAGTTGGTCTGTTGAAAATCCTTCCGTTTTTGTCTGGAAAGACCTCAATGATTCCGCCTGGGACGGAAGTGAATACTGGATAGCGGCAGAGGGGGGCAGGTTATACAGGAGCGGAGATTGGGGAACAAGCTGGGAGGAGTCGGTCTTTACGAATCCTTCTCTTAACAGCATAAGCTTTTCGGATTCACTTCATGGGGTTATAGCCGCCGACGGTTCCGTCTTTTACACCTCTAACGGCGGCGCTAACTGGGATGAAACAGTGCT of the Candidatus Krumholzibacteriota bacterium genome contains:
- a CDS encoding aspartyl protease family protein; the encoded protein is MITRLQLIIFLLFIPMTAHSSALRHNDTAKKILRKHIKALGGADAVRSVKSSISTSDVSIIPTGMKGTIKQWSVKPCLYRSELSLGLFTITQGFDGETPWMIDQNDKVTYNRDKSSMKKQITSCFIDQHRYLFAEENIEFSGSDTSSGGSPCHVLTLEPDGGYPCRIYIDKKTHLTDEIIIEAVNGYFVERYDDYRQAGKMMFPFKTSIHSPVMNQTIETTITSININPAVNPSIFIPPSGTTNDYGFLEGHSSENIPFSYIGRHIYLPVRLGAKKEEHIFLLDSGAGITVIDSTLAADSGFPIGDRITGAGIGGSTFCYMTRVPGFKIKGISFNAQTLIALPLGNITTRFSNVETGGILGYDFLSRFVTQINYEDQTISFFEPDSYKHSGKGQIIDAPLSRKVFSVEGVLDGEFKGNFVIDTGANRSLLLRGFAERNDLFSGRKLVSVSAVGAGGEKKADLSRFKSLEISGIKLLSPLLFIAGGKSGFAAFGEISGIIGNDILERFKLTLDYSSQQIIIEKNADFSKPFPSDKSGLQTAWDSSGSLYIHNVIPDSPASAKGIKKGDRLISINGKKISLFGDRSEITRLFRQKEGTRLKLLIGREKKRITVTIRLREYF
- a CDS encoding TldD/PmbA family protein codes for the protein MKRMENIAESTVETALSHGAETAEVALSEISEFKVDIRNNRIETLKESVSSEIQILLSVDKKRASVTSNDLSGESIRKLIKEGVELCRFTEKDKYYSLPDRKELGSTKSELEIFDSEILRLPPKRKIKIAKELEETAHKMDARIVTDTSSYSNVTGKRVLANSLGFCESYNQSYNVTSLSCAAEDNGNGKTPGRKQSSFWYSAAASFRRLDPVEITAAEAVKRTLRKLGSRKPKTCKVPIVFDPFTSSRFIAYLANAVRGNNIYKKASFLAGLVGETIAPSYITLIDDPLIRGKIGSRPFDGEGVISRKNNVVEKGILKTYLMDTYEANKLNSSTTGNSGGISNFYMVPGDYSEKELISSIDSGIYITSLSGQGANWSTGDFSQGAEGLWIENGKITYPVNGFTITGTFADMLKNIEMVADNIEWKSHVAAPSFKISNIVISGD
- a CDS encoding TldD/PmbA family protein, translating into MLSYKDRFGIDKSTLGEILSLALSKGGEYSDIYCEHTIQNRIVMEEGIISESNKWISLGVGIRTVKGEGTGYAYTENLSFDKLKHAALTAAAIADSGKDIKPLDVSEVNCENHYPVSKTVTDVPLTDKITLIKEAEEAAGKYDPRILKTSVSLVDRISTIQIATSEGRLLRDVRPMLRFTVQVVAEKDGNRQIGVSSGGGRTGDSYFKTVMSPSEHGREAARQAVLLLNAAQAPAGRMELILAPAESGILLHESIGHPLEADFIKKGTSAYTGRTGDKVASELVTVIDSGTIKNDRGSINFDDEGTISSKTVLIEKGILKGYMHDRLSAKLLGAETTGNGRRQSYKNQPIPRMTTTYLAEGKHSPEEILESTKKGIYCKSFRGGQVDTASGDFVFVPVEAYLVEDGKITAPIKNFTLIGNGPDVLSRVTMTGNDFAFSDGRWTCGKAQTVPVNVGLPTIKVSEITVGGSEIS